Genomic DNA from Pseudomonas sp. CCC3.1:
CGATTTTGTCGACGCCAAGGACTTCTTTGACCTTGTCGACGTTGTAACCGATGCCATTGGTGCCCCACAGGTACGGCACGGCATACAGGTTGCCCGGGTCGTTTTGCTCAAGGCGCTTGAGCAAGGCCGGGTCCAGGTTGGAATAGTTGGGCAGCTGCGACTTGTCGAGCTTTTGGAACGCGCCCGCTTTGATCTGTTTGCCCAGGAAGTGGTTAGACGGAACGACCACGTCATAACCGGTACGGCCAGCCAGCAGCTTGCCTTCCAGGGTTTCGTTGGAGTCAAACACGTCATACACCGGCTTGATCCCGGTGGCCTTTTCAAAGTCGGCCAGGGTGTTCGGTGCGATGTAGTCCGACCAGTTATAAATGTGCACGGTAGGTGCCGCTTGTACGCTGACGGCAAGCGCCAAACCAGCTCCGACCATCAAGGTCTTGCGAAACAAAGAATTAGACACGTGGTGGTCCTCTAAATAGTTGGTCCTGAGTTGCCCGCGTCACACGGCAGCTGAGCCGCCAAAGACAAAACCGGCGCGCAACTTACCCTCGATAAACCTGCACAGCAAAGTTTTCTGCGATTTATTGCGATAACACACTGATCTCACATGAGATCTGACCTGTAGGAGCGAGCTTGTCTCGCGATCTTTTGATCTTTTAAAAGATCGCGAGACAAGCTCGCTCCTACAGGATTGCCGTGTTACTTACCGGACTTGATTTTGGTCCAGCTGCGGGTCAACAAGCGCAAGGTTGCTGGCGGCAGGTCGCTGATCGCGTACAGGTGCGCTTTCACTTCATCGGATGGATAAATGCTCGGATCACCCGAGATGTCTTTATTCACCAGTGGTGTTGCAGCCTTGTTACCGTTCGGGAAACGCACGCTGTTAGTGATTTCAGCCATCACTTCCGGTTCCATCAGGTAGTTCATCCAAGCGTAAGCAGCCTCGACGTTTTCGGCATCTTTAGGGATGGCGACCATGTCGTAGAAGCTACCTGCACCTTCTTTCGGAATCACGTACTGGAGTTTGACCTTGTCACCGGCTTCTTTAGCGCGAGTGATGGATTGCTCAAGGTCACCCGAGTAACCCACGGCGACGCAGATGTTGCCGTTGGCCAGGTCAGAGATGTACTTGGAGGAGTGGAAGTAAGCGATCGAAGGGCGAACCTTGAGAAACAGTTCTTCAGCTTTCTGCAGATCGTCTTTCTTCTGGCTGTTGGTCGGCAAGCCCAGGTAATGCAGCGCTACAGGCAGCATTTCGGTCGGCGAGTCGAGCACGCTGATGCCACAGCTTTTGAGTTTGGCTGCGTTTTCTGGCTTGAAGATCACGTCCCAGGAATCGATTTTGTCGATGCCCAGAGCGGCTTTGACTTTCTCAGGGTTGTAGCCGATGCCAATGGTGCCCCACATGTAGGGGAACGCATATTTGTTACCCGGGTCACTGGCATCGCCAACGGCCTTGAGCAACGCAGGGTCGAGGTTTTTCCAGTTAGGCAGCTTGGACTTGTCCAGCTCCTGGTAAACCCCGGCCTTGATCTGCTTGGCCAGGAAATTGTTGGATGGCACGACGATGTCGTAGCCGGACTTGCCCGCGAGCAACTTGGCCTCTAGGGTCTCGTTGCTGTCGAACACGTCGTAAACCACTTTGATACCGGTCTTGTCTTCGAACTTTTTGACGGTATCGGGTGCGATGTAATCGGACCAGTTGTAAATGTGCAGCACTTTATCGGCTGCCTGTGCTGCCCCGGCCATCACACCCATCAAGGACAGGGCGAGAAGGGTCATGCCCGCTTTTTTAAAACCTGATGCCTTCATCTGTAATGCTCCAATTGTTCTTTTAAACCACCGATTCAGCGACCTGTTATCAGGGTAACCAAAGCCGGGGGCTAGTCTGGCAAGATCCGGGGCAGGCTTTCAAGGGAAGAGCCTTGATTCCTAAGGCTCTAAGCGCAATTGCCTACATTAAAATTGCAGTTGTCTTGCGCTCAGAGCCTAGCAGTTAACTTTGCAGTGCTTCCAAAGTCAGATCCAGGCACTTGCGAGCCTTGGTCACCAGCTCATCGATCTCATCTTTGCTGATCACCAGCGGTGGCGCGATGATCATGGTATCGCCAACGGCACGCATGATCAGGCCGTTATCAAAGCAGAATTGTCGGCAAATCATGCCAGCGCCGCGGCCTTCATAGCGTTTGCGAGTGGCTTTGTCTTGCACCAGTTCAATGGCGCCCAACAGACCCACACCGCGCACTTCGCCCACCAACGGGTGATCGTTCAGTTCGCGTAAACGCTTTTGCAAATACGGTGCCGTTTCGTTGTGCGCGTTCTCGATAATTTTTTCTTCGCGCAGAATGCGGATGTTTTCCAGCGCAACGGCGGCCGCTACCGGGTGACCGGAATAGGTGAAGCCGTGGTTGAAATCGCCACCTTCGTTGAGCACTGCCACCACTTCGTCGCGCACGATCAGGCCGCCCATCGGGATGTAACCCGAGGTCAGGCCCTTGGCGATGGTCATCATGTCGGGTTTGAGGTCGTAAAAATCGCTGCCAAACCACTCACCGGTGCGACCAAAACCGCAGATCACTTCATCGGCCACGAACAAAATGTCGTACTTGGCCAGGATCTCTTTGATACGCGGCCAGTAGGTGTCTGGCGGAATAATGACGCCGCCGGCGCCCTGAATCGGCTCGGCAATAAAGGCCCCGACATTGTCGACGCCGATTTCCAGAATGCGTTCTTCCAGCTGATTGGCCGCGAAGATGCCGAACTCTTCCGGCGTCATGTCGCCGCCTTCAGCGAACCAGTACGGCTGCGCGATGTGGGTAATGCCCGGAATCGGCAAGTCGCCCTGTTCGTGCATATAGGTCATGCCGCCCAGGCTGGCGCCTGCCACGGTCGAACCGTGGTAACCGTTTTTGCGGCTGATGATGACTTTTTTGTTCGGCTGGCCTTTGATCGCCCAATAGTGGCGAACCATGCGCAGCATCGTGTCGTTGCCTTCAGAGCCGGAGCCGGTGAAGAACACGTGGTTCATGCCTTCTGGCGCGATGTCGGCGATGACTTTGGACAGCTCAAGCACCGGCGGGTGGGCGGTCATGAAAAACAGGTTGTAGTACGGCAGTTCGCGCATTTGTTTGCTGGCGGCATCGGCCAGCTCGTCACGTCCATAACCAATGGCAACACACCACAGGCCGGCCATGCCGTCGAGAATCTTGTGTCCTTCGCTGTCCCACAGGTACACGCCCTTGGCGTGAGTGATGATGCGCGGGCCGACTGCTTTCAATTGTTTGAAGTCGCTGAACGGTGCCAGGTGATGGTCGTTGCTCAGTTGTTGCCATTCGAGGGTTTGCGGGGTTTTGCTAGTCATACAGCTCTCCTTTATTCAGTTGGGGTGTCGCCGCTCCCGGTGCAGCGACACCCGGCGTGTCAGACGGCGAACAGCAGGAATTCCCGCTCCCACGAACTGATGACGCGCTTGAAGTTTTCATGTTCGGCACGTTTTACCGCGACGTATCCGGTGATGAACTTGGTGCCGAGGTATTTCTCGACGGTCTTGCTGTTTTCCATCCGCTCCAGGGCGTCTTCGATGGTCAACGGCAAGCGCAGGTTGCGGCGCTCATAGCCGCGGCCCACGACCGGCGCGCTTGGGTTGATGCTTTCGACCATGCCGATGTAGCCACACAGCAAGCTGGCAGCAATGGCCAGGTACGGGTTGGCGTCGGCGCCCGGCAAGCGGTTTTCGACCCGGCGGTTTTGCGGGCCGGCATCGGGCACACGCAGGCCCACGGTGCGATTCTCTTCGCCCCATTCCACGTTGACCGGCGCTGAGGTGTCAGGCAGGAAGCGGCGGAAAGAGTTCACGTTCGGGGCGAACAGTGGCAGTAGTTCAGGAATGAACTTCTGCAAGCCGCCGATGTGATTAAGGAACAGCTGGCTCATGGTTCCGTCTTCATTAGAGAAGACGTTTTTGCCGGTTTCGATGTCGATGATGCTCTGGTGCAAATGCATCGCGCTGCCCGGCTCGCCGGTCATGGGTTTAGCCATGAACGTGGCGGCGACGTCGTGCTTGAGCGCGGCTTCACGCATGGTGCGTTTGAACACCAGAATCTGGTCGGCCAGCGACAGGGCATCGCCGTGACGGAAGTTGATTTCCATCTGCGCCGTGCCGTCTTCGTGGATCAGGGTGTCCAGATCCAGCTCTTGCAGCTCGCACCAGTCGTAAACGTCTTCGAACAGCGGGTCGAATTCGTTGGCGGCTTCAATAGAGAACGACTGACGGCCGGTTTCCGGGCGGCCGGA
This window encodes:
- a CDS encoding polyamine ABC transporter substrate-binding protein, yielding MKASGFKKAGMTLLALSLMGVMAGAAQAADKVLHIYNWSDYIAPDTVKKFEDKTGIKVVYDVFDSNETLEAKLLAGKSGYDIVVPSNNFLAKQIKAGVYQELDKSKLPNWKNLDPALLKAVGDASDPGNKYAFPYMWGTIGIGYNPEKVKAALGIDKIDSWDVIFKPENAAKLKSCGISVLDSPTEMLPVALHYLGLPTNSQKKDDLQKAEELFLKVRPSIAYFHSSKYISDLANGNICVAVGYSGDLEQSITRAKEAGDKVKLQYVIPKEGAGSFYDMVAIPKDAENVEAAYAWMNYLMEPEVMAEITNSVRFPNGNKAATPLVNKDISGDPSIYPSDEVKAHLYAISDLPPATLRLLTRSWTKIKSGK
- a CDS encoding aspartate aminotransferase family protein — its product is MTSKTPQTLEWQQLSNDHHLAPFSDFKQLKAVGPRIITHAKGVYLWDSEGHKILDGMAGLWCVAIGYGRDELADAASKQMRELPYYNLFFMTAHPPVLELSKVIADIAPEGMNHVFFTGSGSEGNDTMLRMVRHYWAIKGQPNKKVIISRKNGYHGSTVAGASLGGMTYMHEQGDLPIPGITHIAQPYWFAEGGDMTPEEFGIFAANQLEERILEIGVDNVGAFIAEPIQGAGGVIIPPDTYWPRIKEILAKYDILFVADEVICGFGRTGEWFGSDFYDLKPDMMTIAKGLTSGYIPMGGLIVRDEVVAVLNEGGDFNHGFTYSGHPVAAAVALENIRILREEKIIENAHNETAPYLQKRLRELNDHPLVGEVRGVGLLGAIELVQDKATRKRYEGRGAGMICRQFCFDNGLIMRAVGDTMIIAPPLVISKDEIDELVTKARKCLDLTLEALQS
- a CDS encoding glutamine synthetase family protein, which gives rise to MSNNLDQLTDWLKDHKITEVECMIADLTGITRGKISPTNKFIAEKGMRLPESVLLQTVTGDYVEDDIYYELLDPADIDMVCRPDQNAVFLVPWAIEPTAQVIHDTYDKQGNPIELSPRNVLKKVLKLYADHGWQPIVAPEMEFYLTKRSDDPDYPLQPPVGRSGRPETGRQSFSIEAANEFDPLFEDVYDWCELQELDLDTLIHEDGTAQMEINFRHGDALSLADQILVFKRTMREAALKHDVAATFMAKPMTGEPGSAMHLHQSIIDIETGKNVFSNEDGTMSQLFLNHIGGLQKFIPELLPLFAPNVNSFRRFLPDTSAPVNVEWGEENRTVGLRVPDAGPQNRRVENRLPGADANPYLAIAASLLCGYIGMVESINPSAPVVGRGYERRNLRLPLTIEDALERMENSKTVEKYLGTKFITGYVAVKRAEHENFKRVISSWEREFLLFAV